TTAATCACAAAATCCGGAAGAGACGCTGAGAATTTTCAGCTTCCTATAGATCCCGAAAATACTCCAACATCAAAGTTAGATGTAAACCAATTGTTAGACATGAGACAAAATATTCTTAACAAATAAGAACCTATAAACGATATCCCCTTAACCGGGGATATTTATAAAATATCTCAAAAATGAGTAGGTCATCAAATGATTGTATTTATCAAAGGTATTTTTTGTTTTATTCTTCTATTAAGTTTCTTAAGAGGGTTTAAAAAACTGAGTTTCCTATGGAACCGCTTCCCTATGTGTACACAGCTTATTCCCGGCTGGAGTTTTTTCGCTCCTACTCCAAATACATTTGATTATCACTTATTATATCGAGAGATTAACAACCAAGAAGTAGAAGAATGGCAAGATCTCTATATCCTGAAAGAAAAACGCTCTATCTATTCTTTCTTCTGGAACCCAGAGCACAGATTTACCAAAGCTTTTGTAGACCTTGCAGTAGATCTTATTAATTTCAGTCATGCAGCACAAGATAAAAGACAAGTATATATTAGTCTCTCTTACTTACAAATCTTAAATTACGTAGATTCTCTAGATCACAAGCCCTCTTCCGAGAAAATGCAATTTCTCATTCTCACCAATTCCAGGGTACATGATTACAAAGTTATGTTTCTATCCGATGTGCATCCTATAAGCAAAAGGTAATCCATGAATCCTTATTTAGCGTTTAAAAATATTGCTTTTACCTATCAAGTTACTTTATGTATTTTATCGATGGGTTTATTCATTGCATCTTTGGAAGATTTGAAAAGTTGGTCTATTTTCCAGCCAACGGGATTGCTTAGTTGGAAAGTAGCAAAACTTAGCTTCAAATGGCGTGCAAAAGACTTAAGGCAAAGACTCTTTAATGTACTATTACAAGATCATGTCTTCAAATGCTCTATCTATTTAAGAGCATTTGCTTCTCTCTTATTATTCATATTTTCTTTGTTAAACATTATCTCTCCTACTCTTATTTGCTCTGTCTTTTTTTTGAACTTATTAATGAATTTTAGAACTCCTTACGGTTTGGATGGATCATATCAAATGACTCTAGTGATTTTATTTGCGCTATCCATAGGGAGCTTATTTGGAGTGGATTCTTCCATTTCAACAGCGTGCCTACTGTTTATAGCAGGCGAGCTTCTCACCTCTTATTTCATAGCTGGATTTAATAAACTAATCTCTCCCATGTGGCGTACATCATCCGCTCTACATGGAATTTTTAGCACAAAATGTTATGGTCATGGTTTCTTTTTTCAACTCATTAGCTGCAAGCATCTGTTGACCACTTTCTTAAGCTGGTTTGTATTCTTATTTGAAATGCTATTTTTTACAGTGCTCTTTTTTCATCCGATGTATACGATCCTATTCTTTGCCATTGGATTTCTCTTTCATGTATTCAATGCAATTTTCATGGGGCTGAATAACTTCTTATTTTCTTTTTCTGCGGCGTATCCCGCTCTTTTTTATTGCGTCAATTACATCCATGGAACCTAGCAAATGAGATCATTACGAACAAGAAATCGCTGATTAAATGTTATAGGAATGCCTTCTCCCATAAATAAAAAGTCTCCTATATGATTTAATACCGCATGAATATGTAGATAGGGCTCTGATGTAAGACCGGAGTTCCCGACTCTAGCAATGAGTTGACCTTTTTTAACTACATCTCCTCTTTTAACCAGAAGAGATCCCTTCATCAAATTTGCTAAAATAACAATGATTTCATTTTCACTTTTATGAATAGCCAAGTAATTCCCGGCTGGATTTTTTATATCCATGATCATGGGCTCAAGATCTTCAAATTGATCTAGAGATTAGATTTCTTGCATAACCCCTTATTTCAAAGCTTTCATTTATAGATTCCTAATCTTAACAAAAGCATTTCCAGC
This is a stretch of genomic DNA from Candidatus Rhabdochlamydia oedothoracis. It encodes these proteins:
- a CDS encoding M23 family metallopeptidase, which produces MIMDIKNPAGNYLAIHKSENEIIVILANLMKGSLLVKRGDVVKKGQLIARVGNSGLTSEPYLHIHAVLNHIGDFLFMGEGIPITFNQRFLVRNDLIC